The DNA segment GGAGCGATCTGCAGCAGACTCTGCACATGTGACAGATTCGGACGTCACGGTGAAGAATAAAGGAGATCGTGGTAGGCAAGAAGGCCACCCGGCAACAAAGTGTTAAGCAGAATGTTAAGCATTTCGGGTCAAGACAGGGTTGCCACAGGTGGCTCTTCCAGCTATAATTCCCAATTGAGCACTGGGGAATCGTCTAGCGGTAGGACAGCGGACTCTGAATCCGTCAGCCGTGGTTCGAATCCACGTTCCCCAGCTTGATATGTGAAGGGAAAACGGGATGGAAGTCGCAACAAAACATGGGTGTAGGCCAACAGATTTTTACAGGGGCACGCATAGGCGCGTGCTCACCTGGGCCAACGGATTTTCGAGAGTTGGAGGTATTTCTACTTAGTCGTAGAGTCGAGAACTGTAGCCCTGCCACTCTTAAGACGTACCGGCAACGTATCGGTGCCTTCTTGGTGTGTTGCGGTAAAGCGGTGACTGAGATTGAGAGGTCAGACGTCGAGAGGTATCTGCTGTCTCTGAAAGACAAGGGGCGCAGTCCGCACTATGTCAGGTCTAACTATCGTGAGTTGCGGGTGTTCTTCTCCTGGCTGCTGCTTGATGGGGTGCTATCAAAGTCGCCTATGAAAAACATCGGGTGTCCGAAAGTTCCCAGGTACGCCAAAGAGTTTCTGCCTGATCGGGACTTCGCGCGGCTGCTGTCTCTCTGTATTGTGGATGATTTCCGCGGGGCTCGCAATGCTGCCTGGCTGTGGTTGCTGTGGTCAACGGGTGGGCGCTGGCACGAGATGGCAAACTTAAGGCTGGCCGATCTCGATTGGAACAAGCATAGGATCAAGGTATTCGGTAAAGGTTCCAAAGAGCGCTTTGTGCCTTTTACCCGAGAAGCTGAGAAAGCGGTGTATGTGTACCTCAAGGCACGTAGCCGGTATCTTTCCGAGGACGGGTTCCCTGAGCTATGGATTGGGGAGGAACGGAGGCCCCTTAGTGCTCTTGGCCTGCAGTCGGTGACGAAGCGTTTGTATCAGAGATCGGGGGTTAGGGTTAAGGACATGCACCATGTCTTTCGGCGTACATGGGCGTGGCGCAACCTCAAGGCTGGTATCTCGCCAAAATTTGTGCAGCTTATTGGGGGGTGGGATACCCTGGCCGTGTTGGAGCAATATGTTAAGAGAATGACAAGCGAGGATGCTCTAAACTTGGACTGGAGATAGCTGCCCGGGCCTGACTTGAAGTGAGATCGACCTGCTGGGGACGGGACTTATCGGGGCTGCCCGCTGGGTACGTTTGGGATTCCGCGCTAGCGGCACTATGGGCCGTATGTACCCCGGGCGAAGAGTGGTGGAAAGGGGTTGCCGCGGCGAGAAATCAACGTTGACCACAAAAGGGACCTCCCTGGGCCGAGTACTGGGCGGCAAGATTGACTGATGATCATGCCGCATGTGGTCGGGCTACTTCGCCCAAGCGTCCTTGAGGTCGGCTGAGGATGGCAACTGGG comes from the Chloroflexota bacterium genome and includes:
- a CDS encoding tyrosine-type recombinase/integrase; translation: MGVGQQIFTGARIGACSPGPTDFRELEVFLLSRRVENCSPATLKTYRQRIGAFLVCCGKAVTEIERSDVERYLLSLKDKGRSPHYVRSNYRELRVFFSWLLLDGVLSKSPMKNIGCPKVPRYAKEFLPDRDFARLLSLCIVDDFRGARNAAWLWLLWSTGGRWHEMANLRLADLDWNKHRIKVFGKGSKERFVPFTREAEKAVYVYLKARSRYLSEDGFPELWIGEERRPLSALGLQSVTKRLYQRSGVRVKDMHHVFRRTWAWRNLKAGISPKFVQLIGGWDTLAVLEQYVKRMTSEDALNLDWR